A section of the Festucalex cinctus isolate MCC-2025b chromosome 9, RoL_Fcin_1.0, whole genome shotgun sequence genome encodes:
- the LOC144026259 gene encoding equilibrative nucleobase transporter 1-like has product MLCSKRFKVQDSLAFITGMVESLFFAGIMFGWASLVFLLKSQGFFSSFCVNTTNSNGTQVQDCRGQDEQFSLVFTIASFMNNFLTFLNGVIFDRFGTLVARLFGLSLHTGGILMLAFATPALSMLLYPALSFIAVGGMMLLVTNMQVANLFGAHRSTIITVYNGAFDTSSGVFLIVKLVYEAGIPLRASFLFLAAGSIHHVLRTIFLFPRALIPYPLPDHYKYGISCRRPRKSDETVQTPTDEGPPAENELEKPALPSSEKTFRECVLSKFFFFVLIWLSVIQLRHYLFIGTLNPMLERLADGNSSVVSQYINAFAFTQMCGLLVSPINGYIMDRHKRKPAVAGMSEAEADLNSAVLSFFLTSVQALVFSICASIPVLPLQYFTFVMQMVNYSYLYGGMAAFVAQAFPPCHFGKLFGLILGLSAVFSLLQYACFAVVEELLDGDPLYVNIALTVLILFSFCHPIYALLHCRMLASQRAEANTVTDTNTVAVM; this is encoded by the exons ATGCTGTGTTCAAAGCGCTTCAAAGTGCAAGACAGCCTGGCCTTCATCACAGGCATGGTGGAGAGTCTGTTCTTTGCAGGAATCATGTTCGGGTGGGCCTCACTCGTCTTCCTTCTGAAGTCGCAAGGCTTCTTCAGCTCCTTTTGCGTCAACACCACAAACAGTAATGGCACACAGGTCCAAG aTTGCAGAGGGCAGGATGAACAATTCTCTCTGGTCTTCACAATTGCATCCTTCATGAATAATTTCCTGACATTTCTAAATGGTGTCATCTTTGACCGCTTTGGCACCTTGGTGGCTCGGCTCTTTGGATT ATCTCTTCACACTGGGGGTATCCTGATGTTGGCCTTCGCAACTCCAG CTCTGTCCATGCTGCTTTACCCAGCGCTCTCGTTCATAGCTGTGGGTGGAATGATGCTGCTCGTTACCAACATGCAG GTGGCAAATCTCTTTGGTGCTCATCGTTCTACCATCATCACTGTCTACAACGGAGCCTTTGACACTTCCTCGGGAGTCTTCCTCATCGTTAAA TTGGTGTACGAGGCTGGCATCCCCCTCAGGGCCAGTTTCCTGTTCCTGGCCGCCGGCAGCATCCATCACGTGCTCAGGACGATCTTCCTGTTTCCCAGAGCCTTGATTCCGTACCCGCTACCTGACCACTACAAGTATGG AATATCCTGCAGAAGACCAAGGAAGTCCGATGAAACGGTGCAGACTCCAACAGATGAGGGGCCACCTGCAGAGAATGAACTCGAAAAACCTGCGTTGCCTTCCTCAGAGAAAACCTTTCGTGAATGTGTTCTGtccaaattcttcttcttcgtcctcATCTGGTTGTCTGTGATCCAACTGAGACATTATTTGTTCATTGGCACCCTCAACCCCATGCTGGAGCGTCTTGCTGATGGCAATTCATCAGTTG TGAGCCAGTACATCAACGCCTTTGCTTTCACTCAGATGTGCGGATTGCTGGTTTCTCCCATCAATGGCTACATTATGGACCGACACAAGCGCAAACCTGCGGTGGCAG GAATGAGTGAAGCGGAAGCAGACCTGAATTCTGCAGTCCTCTCTTTCTTCCTGACGTCAGTGCAGGCGCTGGTGTTCTCAATTTGCGCTTCCATCCCCGTGCTGCCGCTTCAATACTTCACCTTTGTCATGCAAATGGTCAATTACAGCTACCTGTATGGCGGAATGGCTGCTTTTGTCGCTCAGGC TTTCCCACCGTGTCACTTTGGGAAGTTGTTTGGCCTCATCTTGGGTCTCTCGGCGGTCTTCTCTTTACTGCAGTATGCCTGCTTTGCTGTGGTGGAAGAATTGCTGGACGGGGATCCTTTATAT GTGAACATCGCTCTGACCGTGCTTATCCTGTTCTCCTTCTGTCATCCCATATATGCGTTACTCCACTGTCGAATGCTCGCATCTCAGCGAGCCGAAGCCAACACTGTCACTGACACAAACACAGTGGCTGTTATGTAG
- the LOC144025876 gene encoding uncharacterized protein LOC144025876 isoform X1 translates to MWCYQKPGFEAHLVAELQRQQQHRQFCDTLLRAEGVTVPVHSCVLSAISPQLSTALSSSPAPQPGREHLVEFGTVGARTLLQVVNLLYSGEMAGQGESEKQQAVSATAKLGILGLVEVPWRDRRSDVGTEVGVQTDPVELREKEVTCCPQEVSEGNTILWKATLSNGEKDTLTEAEEMQASSALSCQSVPTYETIEMAQFESLVQPDNHVVQLNVPTPLICLLDEAQNLQTSPVAVDTPWVADSQSYVFSRPQAESSVVDGDTTEDKQFEQFLDDIPGFINHFLDMDSGETNTGRAKTKPRGTGRARQRGGACGGARRGRRGRGGLTQTVDVQEVRVSRQHKSLLRRCGRSASMRTGQGGGTIGRKLHLRTRHRSPQGRQRRPKLWDFCPSGQNHSWMGGGDNVKRDRRKTPHDTQVMVSHAAQPPAPPPPANSPGHFDHLFEEVMRELEVKLSNGTPPSQPPPTGQMCSCAVSSCGDDTGYPARSCAHGSTEVVATGEANGEMVVLGPQAELNLTAMLEDLLESLGQDSDNCVNRETQEEQDDSRFPRPQRTRQETTSSRSRSNRRRASTRKTRRKKRRPLQVKQSIRESVRDATASDKIYDSRGDRRLQWMPVVKLNRHDALHPVSFQALKMNPAQSKTNSSSVHQPVSVIRKTYPIRSRCKAAQITPIPEEVPPHLGQPDCKRGRRNRKLPREIEVDALEEIQVRCENNATQEEAARRAAKRIAQPEEDTRYIASEAKRKCFEPNIPEKSSGETTMQDNTEEDRLGTGSEEDIDVIGPLETIPDPVTITWSLSSGSEEGVEEDEELDVVGGAYLTSLPVAFTLSNSVDRTYHVEVPLS, encoded by the exons ATGTGGTGCTACCAGAAGCCAGGATTTGAAGCCCACCTTGTGGCCGAGTTGCAGAGACAGCAACAGCACCGACAGTTCTGTGACACTTTGCTGCGGGCAGAAG GTGTTACAGTTCCAGTACACAGTTGTGTCCTTTCAGCCATCAGCCCCCAGCTGTCCACTGCTCTGTCCTCCTCACCGGCACCCCAACCGGGACGAGAGCATCTGGTGGAATTTGGGACCGTCGGCGCCCGCACTCTGCTCCAGGTGGTCAATCTGCTGTACTCGGGGGAGATGGCCGGGCAAGGGGAGAGCGAGAAGCAGCAGGCCGTGTCGGCAACAGCCAAGTTGGGCATCCTGGGGCTGGTGGAGGTCCCCTGGAGGGACCGGCGAAGCGACGTGGGCACTGAGGTGGGTGTACAGACTGATCCCGTGGAACTCAGAGAGAAGGAAGTCACATGCTGCCCGCAGGAGGTGAGTGAGGGCAACACTATCCTCTGGAAAGCGACGCTGTCAAATGGCGAAAAAGACACACTGACTGAGGCAGAAGAGATGCAAGCAAGCTCCGCCCTCTCTTGTCAGTCCGTGCCAACCTATGAGACCATTGAAATGGCTCAATTTGAGAGTTTAGTACAGCCCGACAACCATGTTGTCCAACTAAATGTTCCGACGCCACTCATTTGCTTGCTAGATGAAGCCCAAAATCTTCAAACGTCGCCTGTGGCTGTGGACACCCCATGGGTTGCTGACTCCCAGAGCTACGTGTTCAGCAGGCCTCAGGCAGAATCCAGCGTTGTAGACGGTGATACAACAGAAGACAAGCAGTTTGAGCAGTTTCTAGACGACATCCCAGGATTCATCAACcactttttggacatggacTCCGGAGAAACGAACACCGGGCGAGCTAAGACGAAGCCGCGAGGAACAGGCAGGGCCAGGCAGCGTGGAGGAGCTTGCGGCGGAGCTCGCAGGGGAAGGCGGGGTAGAGGAGGGTTGACACAAACGGTGGACGTGCAGGAAGTGCGCGTGAGCAGACAGCACAAGTCGCTCCTGCGGAGGTGTGGGAGGTCGGCCTCCATGAGGACAGGCCAGGGGGGAGGAACCATCGGCAGGAAGTTGCACCTGAGGACTCGACATCGGAGCCCTCAGGGGAGACAAAGGCGGCCCAAATTATGGGACTTTTGCCCAAGTGGACAAAATCACAGCTGGATGGGAGGAGGGGACAACGTAAAGCGAGATAGGAGGAAGACGCCGCATGATACACAGGTGATG GTATCACACGCTGCCCAACCTCCtgcccctccacctcctgcGAACTCGCCTGGGCACTTTGATCATCTCTTTGAGGAAGTGATGAGGGAATTGGAGGTTAAATTGAGCAACGGCACTCCACCATCTCAGCCACCACCAACAGGCCAGATGTGCAGTTGCGCCGTCTCCTCCTGTGGTGACGACACTGGCTATCCTGCTCGCTCATGCGCTCATGGCTCCACAGAGGTTGTCGCTACTGGAGAAGCAAACGGCGAGATGGTCGTTCTAGGGCCGCAGGCAGAGTTAAACCTAACAGCTATGTTGGAAGACCTCCTAGAGTCGTTGGGGCAAGACAGTGACAACTGTGTTAACAGGGAGACACAAGAGGAGCAAGATGACAGTCGCTTTCCCCGCCCACAGCGTACACGACAGGAAACAACGTCCTCACGCTCGCGCTCAAACAGGCGAAGAGCATCTACAAGAAAGACCAGACGAAAGAAACGGCGTCCTCTACAAGTAAAGCAGTCGATCCGCGAGTCAGTGAGGGATGCAACGGCTTCTGATAAAATCTATGATAGCCGAGGAGACAGGAGGTTACAATGGATGCCTGTGGTGAAACTAAACAGGCATGATGCTCTGCATCCAGTCAGCTTTCAGGCACTCAAGATG AATCCTGCACAATCGAAGACCAACTCATCATCTGTGCATCAGCCAGTCTCAGTTATCAGAAAAACGTATCCAATCAGGAGTCGATGCAAGGCAGCCCAGATCACA CCAATCCCAGAAGAAGTACCGCCACATTTGGGCCAACCAGACTGTAAGCGAGGACGGCGCAACCGGAAGCTTCCCCGTGAAATTGAGGTTGATGCGCTTGAGGAAATTCAAGTGAGATGTGAAAACAATGCAACTCAGGAGGAGGCAGCGAGGAGAGCAGCAAAGAGGATAGCTCAGCCAGAAGAAGACACTAGATATATTGCCAGTGAAGCCAAGAGGAAATGCTTCGAGCCAAATATTCCTGAGAAGTCGTCTGGTGAGACCACCATGCAAGACAACACGGAAG AAGACCGCCtgggaacaggaagtgaggaggACATTGATGTGATTGGACCATTGGAAACCATCCCCGATCCAGTCACCATCACCTGGTCACTCTCTTCAGGGAGTGAAGAGGGAGTGGAAGAAGATGAGGAACTTGATGTTGTCGGAGGAGCGTACTTGACTTCTTTGCCAGTGGCCTTCACCCTGAGCAATTCTGTGGACAGGACGTATCATGTCGAGGTACCCCTATCCTAG
- the LOC144025876 gene encoding uncharacterized protein LOC144025876 isoform X2, giving the protein MWCYQKPGFEAHLVAELQRQQQHRQFCDTLLRAEGVTVPVHSCVLSAISPQLSTALSSSPAPQPGREHLVEFGTVGARTLLQVVNLLYSGEMAGQGESEKQQAVSATAKLGILGLVEVPWRDRRSDVGTEVGVQTDPVELREKEVTCCPQEVSEGNTILWKATLSNGEKDTLTEAEEMQASSALSCQSVPTYETIEMAQFESLVQPDNHVVQLNVPTPLICLLDEAQNLQTSPVAVDTPWVADSQSYVFSRPQAESSVVDGDTTEDKQFEQFLDDIPGFINHFLDMDSGETNTGRAKTKPRGTGRARQRGGACGGARRGRRGRGGLTQTVDVQEVRVSRQHKSLLRRCGRSASMRTGQGGGTIGRKLHLRTRHRSPQGRQRRPKLWDFCPSGQNHSWMGGGDNVKRDRRKTPHDTQVSHAAQPPAPPPPANSPGHFDHLFEEVMRELEVKLSNGTPPSQPPPTGQMCSCAVSSCGDDTGYPARSCAHGSTEVVATGEANGEMVVLGPQAELNLTAMLEDLLESLGQDSDNCVNRETQEEQDDSRFPRPQRTRQETTSSRSRSNRRRASTRKTRRKKRRPLQVKQSIRESVRDATASDKIYDSRGDRRLQWMPVVKLNRHDALHPVSFQALKMNPAQSKTNSSSVHQPVSVIRKTYPIRSRCKAAQITPIPEEVPPHLGQPDCKRGRRNRKLPREIEVDALEEIQVRCENNATQEEAARRAAKRIAQPEEDTRYIASEAKRKCFEPNIPEKSSGETTMQDNTEEDRLGTGSEEDIDVIGPLETIPDPVTITWSLSSGSEEGVEEDEELDVVGGAYLTSLPVAFTLSNSVDRTYHVEVPLS; this is encoded by the exons ATGTGGTGCTACCAGAAGCCAGGATTTGAAGCCCACCTTGTGGCCGAGTTGCAGAGACAGCAACAGCACCGACAGTTCTGTGACACTTTGCTGCGGGCAGAAG GTGTTACAGTTCCAGTACACAGTTGTGTCCTTTCAGCCATCAGCCCCCAGCTGTCCACTGCTCTGTCCTCCTCACCGGCACCCCAACCGGGACGAGAGCATCTGGTGGAATTTGGGACCGTCGGCGCCCGCACTCTGCTCCAGGTGGTCAATCTGCTGTACTCGGGGGAGATGGCCGGGCAAGGGGAGAGCGAGAAGCAGCAGGCCGTGTCGGCAACAGCCAAGTTGGGCATCCTGGGGCTGGTGGAGGTCCCCTGGAGGGACCGGCGAAGCGACGTGGGCACTGAGGTGGGTGTACAGACTGATCCCGTGGAACTCAGAGAGAAGGAAGTCACATGCTGCCCGCAGGAGGTGAGTGAGGGCAACACTATCCTCTGGAAAGCGACGCTGTCAAATGGCGAAAAAGACACACTGACTGAGGCAGAAGAGATGCAAGCAAGCTCCGCCCTCTCTTGTCAGTCCGTGCCAACCTATGAGACCATTGAAATGGCTCAATTTGAGAGTTTAGTACAGCCCGACAACCATGTTGTCCAACTAAATGTTCCGACGCCACTCATTTGCTTGCTAGATGAAGCCCAAAATCTTCAAACGTCGCCTGTGGCTGTGGACACCCCATGGGTTGCTGACTCCCAGAGCTACGTGTTCAGCAGGCCTCAGGCAGAATCCAGCGTTGTAGACGGTGATACAACAGAAGACAAGCAGTTTGAGCAGTTTCTAGACGACATCCCAGGATTCATCAACcactttttggacatggacTCCGGAGAAACGAACACCGGGCGAGCTAAGACGAAGCCGCGAGGAACAGGCAGGGCCAGGCAGCGTGGAGGAGCTTGCGGCGGAGCTCGCAGGGGAAGGCGGGGTAGAGGAGGGTTGACACAAACGGTGGACGTGCAGGAAGTGCGCGTGAGCAGACAGCACAAGTCGCTCCTGCGGAGGTGTGGGAGGTCGGCCTCCATGAGGACAGGCCAGGGGGGAGGAACCATCGGCAGGAAGTTGCACCTGAGGACTCGACATCGGAGCCCTCAGGGGAGACAAAGGCGGCCCAAATTATGGGACTTTTGCCCAAGTGGACAAAATCACAGCTGGATGGGAGGAGGGGACAACGTAAAGCGAGATAGGAGGAAGACGCCGCATGATACACAG GTATCACACGCTGCCCAACCTCCtgcccctccacctcctgcGAACTCGCCTGGGCACTTTGATCATCTCTTTGAGGAAGTGATGAGGGAATTGGAGGTTAAATTGAGCAACGGCACTCCACCATCTCAGCCACCACCAACAGGCCAGATGTGCAGTTGCGCCGTCTCCTCCTGTGGTGACGACACTGGCTATCCTGCTCGCTCATGCGCTCATGGCTCCACAGAGGTTGTCGCTACTGGAGAAGCAAACGGCGAGATGGTCGTTCTAGGGCCGCAGGCAGAGTTAAACCTAACAGCTATGTTGGAAGACCTCCTAGAGTCGTTGGGGCAAGACAGTGACAACTGTGTTAACAGGGAGACACAAGAGGAGCAAGATGACAGTCGCTTTCCCCGCCCACAGCGTACACGACAGGAAACAACGTCCTCACGCTCGCGCTCAAACAGGCGAAGAGCATCTACAAGAAAGACCAGACGAAAGAAACGGCGTCCTCTACAAGTAAAGCAGTCGATCCGCGAGTCAGTGAGGGATGCAACGGCTTCTGATAAAATCTATGATAGCCGAGGAGACAGGAGGTTACAATGGATGCCTGTGGTGAAACTAAACAGGCATGATGCTCTGCATCCAGTCAGCTTTCAGGCACTCAAGATG AATCCTGCACAATCGAAGACCAACTCATCATCTGTGCATCAGCCAGTCTCAGTTATCAGAAAAACGTATCCAATCAGGAGTCGATGCAAGGCAGCCCAGATCACA CCAATCCCAGAAGAAGTACCGCCACATTTGGGCCAACCAGACTGTAAGCGAGGACGGCGCAACCGGAAGCTTCCCCGTGAAATTGAGGTTGATGCGCTTGAGGAAATTCAAGTGAGATGTGAAAACAATGCAACTCAGGAGGAGGCAGCGAGGAGAGCAGCAAAGAGGATAGCTCAGCCAGAAGAAGACACTAGATATATTGCCAGTGAAGCCAAGAGGAAATGCTTCGAGCCAAATATTCCTGAGAAGTCGTCTGGTGAGACCACCATGCAAGACAACACGGAAG AAGACCGCCtgggaacaggaagtgaggaggACATTGATGTGATTGGACCATTGGAAACCATCCCCGATCCAGTCACCATCACCTGGTCACTCTCTTCAGGGAGTGAAGAGGGAGTGGAAGAAGATGAGGAACTTGATGTTGTCGGAGGAGCGTACTTGACTTCTTTGCCAGTGGCCTTCACCCTGAGCAATTCTGTGGACAGGACGTATCATGTCGAGGTACCCCTATCCTAG
- the cryba1l1 gene encoding crystallin, beta A1, like 1 codes for MFRTTRSPMMQSLANSGMGLAPIFKVTVFEQEHFQGKSLEFTSECVNIQDCGLDNIRSIRVESGAWVGFEHHDFQGQQLILERGEYPQWDSYSGSLAYHVERLMSLRPISCASHQSSRMIIFEKENFIGRSVEICDDYPSLQAMGWLTTEVGSMHVQCGAFVCYQFPGYRGQQYIMECERHSGDYQQCKTWGSHCQTPQIQSIRRIQH; via the exons ATGTTCAGAACTACAAGATCCCCAATGATGCAATCCCTGGCCAACTCAGGAATGGGCTTGGCCCCCATCTTTAAG GTGACTGTGTTCGAGCAGGAGCATTTCCAGGGCAAGTCCCTGGAGTTCACCTCTGAATGTGTTAATATCCAGGACTGCGGTCTGGACAACATCCGCTCCATCAGGGTAGAAAGTGGCGC CTGGGTCGGTTTCGAGCACCATGACTTCCAAGGCCAGCAGTTGATCCTGGAAAGAGGAGAGTACCCCCAATGGGACTCCTACAGCGGCTCCCTCGCTTACCACGTCGAACGCCTCATGTCTTTGCGCCCCATCTCCTGCGCT TCTCACCAGAGCAGCCGCATGATCATCTTCGAAAAGGAGAACTTCATCGGCCGCAGCGTGGAGATTTGTGATGACTACCCGTCTCTGCAGGCCATGGGCTGGCTGACGACTGAAGTGGGCTCCATGCATGTGCAGTGTGGCGC TTTTGTGTGCTACCAGTTCCCTGGTTACAGGGGCCAGCAGTACATCATGGAATGCGAGCGACACAGTGGGGACTACCAGCAGTGCAAAACCTGGGGTTCCCACTGCCAAACACCCCAGATCCAGTCCATCAGGCGCATCCAGCACTGA
- the crybb1l1 gene encoding beta-crystallin B1 produces the protein MSSDKSKSSSQTDGKASQSKKSEIGLISYKMLAFDQENFQGRMIEISSEVMNICELGMERVRSLRVESGPFVGFEQINLCGEMYILEKGEYPRWDSWSNCQKNDYLLSFRPVRMDPDKHKICLHEVGEFKGRKMEIMDDDVPSLSSYGFTDRVGSIIVSCGTFVAYQFPGYRGSQYLLEKGDYKHFNEYGARTPQLQSVRRIRDMQWHQQGCYTLSSK, from the exons ATGTCTAGTGACAAATCCAAGTCATCTTCCCAGACTGATGGGAAGGCCTCTCAGAGCAAGAAGTCCGAGATTGGCCTGATTTCCTACAAG ATGTTGGCGTTCGACCAGGAGAACTTCCAAGGCCGCATGATAGAGATCAGCAGCGAAGTGATGAACATCTGCGAGCTGGGCATGGAACGTGTGCGCTCCCTCCGTGTTGAAAGCGGCCC CTTCGTGGGCTTTGAGCAGATAAACCTTTGCGGTGAGATGTACATCCTGGAGAAGGGTGAATATCCACGCTGGGACTCATGGAGCAACTGTCAGAAGAATGACTACCTACTGTCCTTCAGGCCTGTTCGaatg GACCCTGATAAGCACAAGATCTGTCTGCACGAGGTGGGAGAGTTCAAAGGCCGGAAGATGGAGATCATGGATGATGACGTCCCCAGCCTGTCCTCCTACGGATTCACCGACAGAGTGGGCAGCATCATCGTCAGCTGTGGAAC CTTCGTGGCATATCAGTTCCCCGGTTACCGTGGCAGCCAGTACCTGCTGGAGAAGGGCGACTACAAGCACTTTAACGAGTACGGTGCCCGCACCCCACAGCTGCAGTCCGTGCGCCGGATCCGCGACATGCAGTGGCACCAACAAGGCTGCTACACTTTGTCCAGCAAGTGA
- the cabp2b gene encoding calcium-binding protein 2 isoform X2, whose product MGNCTKSSVKEKMRKGVSDGSQGGEVKELRGAKQKEEEQDEDKEVKEEMFKDPLRTLVKNSNMLHNIAGPACVFLKQGFLLTLDRELRPEEMDELREAFLEFDKNKDGYISHKDLGECMRTMGYMPTEMELIELSQQICGGKVDFEDFVELMGPKMLAETADMIGVKELRDAFKEFDSNGDGQISLTELREAMKKLMGEQVTNREINEILRDVDLNGDGLVDFEEFVRMMSR is encoded by the exons ATGGGCAATTGCACCAAATCATCCGTGAAAGAAAAAATGAGGAAG GGGGTGTCAGATGGGTCCCAGGGGGGTGAAGTAAAGGAACTCCGGGGTGCGAAACAGAAGGAAGAGGAACAAGATGAAGACAAGGAAGTGAAAGAGGAGATGTTCAAGGATCCGTTAAGGACGTTGGTAAAGAACAGCAACATGCTGCACAACATCGCGGGCCCCGCCTGCGTCTTCCTCAAGCAAGGCTTTTTGCTGACACTC GACCGAGAGTTGAGACCAGAAGAGATGGACG AGCTCCGTGAAGCCTTTTTAGAGTTTGATAAGAATAAGGACGGTTACATCAGCCATAAAGACCTGGGGGAGTGCATGAGGACCATGGGATACATGCCCACCGAGATGGAGCTCATAGAATTGAgtcaacaaattt GTGGAGGCAAAGTCGACTTTGAGGATTTTGTGGAGCTGATGGGTCCTAAAATGTTGGCAGAGACTGCAGACATGATTGGCGTGAAAGAACTACGTGATGCATTCAAAGAG TTTGACTCCAACGGTGACGGTCAGATCAGTTTAACGGAGTTACGTGAGGCAATGAAGAAATTGATGGGTGAACAAGTGACCAACAGAGAGATAAACGAGATTCTCAGAGACGTGGACCTCAATGGAGACGGTTTGGTCGACTTTGAAG agtTTGTGAGAATGATGTCCCGGTGA
- the cabp2b gene encoding calcium-binding protein 2 isoform X3 has translation MGNCTKSSVKEKMRKDRELRPEEMDELREAFLEFDKNKDGYISHKDLGECMRTMGYMPTEMELIELSQQICGGKVDFEDFVELMGPKMLAETADMIGVKELRDAFKEFDSNGDGQISLTELREAMKKLMGEQVTNREINEILRDVDLNGDGLVDFEEFVRMMSR, from the exons ATGGGCAATTGCACCAAATCATCCGTGAAAGAAAAAATGAGGAAG GACCGAGAGTTGAGACCAGAAGAGATGGACG AGCTCCGTGAAGCCTTTTTAGAGTTTGATAAGAATAAGGACGGTTACATCAGCCATAAAGACCTGGGGGAGTGCATGAGGACCATGGGATACATGCCCACCGAGATGGAGCTCATAGAATTGAgtcaacaaattt GTGGAGGCAAAGTCGACTTTGAGGATTTTGTGGAGCTGATGGGTCCTAAAATGTTGGCAGAGACTGCAGACATGATTGGCGTGAAAGAACTACGTGATGCATTCAAAGAG TTTGACTCCAACGGTGACGGTCAGATCAGTTTAACGGAGTTACGTGAGGCAATGAAGAAATTGATGGGTGAACAAGTGACCAACAGAGAGATAAACGAGATTCTCAGAGACGTGGACCTCAATGGAGACGGTTTGGTCGACTTTGAAG agtTTGTGAGAATGATGTCCCGGTGA